A stretch of DNA from Ignavibacteriota bacterium:
CACCCCAGCCGCCGTTCTCGATGATGACGGCCACGGCAACCTTTGGATTTTTGTACGGGGCGAATCCCACAAACCATGCGTGGTCGCGGCCGTGAGGATTTTGCGCGGTGCCTGTCTTGCCCGCCGCCTGAGCGCCGCCGATGCGTGCCGCGTATCCCGTGCCGTTCCCGTTCACCGCGCGGAACATTCCATACCGCACCGTACTCCACACGTGATCGGCGATGGGCAGCTTCTCGCGCGGCACCGGCACCATCTTTTTTCCTCCCGCCGTCCTGTCGATGATGGCGCGCACGACATGGGGACGGAAGTAGGTGCCGCCGTTCGCGATGGTCGCAGTATAGGCGGCCATCTGCAACGGTGTCGTGTTCACCTCTCCCTGGCCGATGCCCAGACTCACTAGATACCCCTTGTTCCATCGCTTACCGTATCGGCGGTTGTAATACGCCTCGCTTGGCAGCACGCCGGGACTTTCCGACGCGATGTCCATGCCGGTCTTCCTCCCGAAGTGAAACATCGCTCCGTAGCGCGACCACGCGTCGAAACCGAGCTTGAAGATGAGCTTGTAGAAGAACACGTTGCACGAGTATTCGATGGCGGGGATGACCGAGATGTTTCCGTGCGCGCCGTGGCATTTGAAGGTCACGCCCGCAAGGGTGTAAGAGCCCGGGCAGGGGATGGTGGTCTTCTCATCGATGATGCCTTCCTGCAGAGCCGCGACGGCGAGCAGCATTTTGAACGTGGAGCCGGGGGGATAGGCGGCCATCGAACAACGGTTGTATAACGGATGGCCCTCGTCCTCATTGAGGTTGCGCCAGAGATCGGAGGAAATTCTGCCGGACAAATCCTTGAGATCGTAATCGGGGCTGCTTGCAAATGCCAGGATCTCGCCGTTGCTCGGATCGAGTGCGACGATGGATCCTCGACGCCCGCGCAGCAGGCGCTCGGCGTAATCCTGCAACTTCATGTCGAGCGACAGCACGATGTCGGATCCTTCCGTGGCCGCCTCGTCGGAACGTCCGTTCTCGAAACTCTCCACCACCTTGCCGCGGCTGTCGACTGTGTAGTACCCGTAGCCCTTCACACCGCGCAGCACATCCTCGTAGTAGGCCTCGAGTCCGCTGTATCCGACGATGTCGCCGGGTTGATAATACGGGCCCTTCTTCTCGAGCAGCTTCTGCGAAATTTCCTTTGTGTACCCGATGAGATGCGCCATGCGCGCCTGCATCTTGTACTCGCGCCGGCTCTCGACCAGATAACTCACTCCCGGCAGCGCGGCGCGATTTTCCTCGAGCAGCGCCAATTGTTCGAAGGTGATGTCGCGCGCAATCTTGACGGGTTCGAACGCGTTCCGTGTCGATTTTGAGATGCGGTACCGCACGAGATTTGAATCGAGGGCGAAGAGGCGGCTCAGGAGGGGAAGGCTGCTCCACGAGAACTCGAACGGTGTGACGGTGAGTGTGTACGACGGATTGTTGTCCACCACCACCTTCATCTCACGGTCGTATATAAGGCCGCGCATCGGTTCCCGCGCGATGCGGCGGAGCGAGTTGCGTGCAGCGTGTTCGCGGAATGCGTCGTATTCCACGAACTGCAGATGGTACAGCCGGTAGCCCAGCAGCGCGAACCCAGCGAGGAAAATGCCGTAGATGACGATGCCCCGGCGCGACGAGGAGAAGTGCTCGCTATCCATTGACGGCCTTCTGCATGTCGACGCGACGGCTCTGCCGCGACAGGATAAGCACTACGATAAGTACGATGACGGCCGTGTACACGGCGCCGCCGAAACCGTGTTGCACTATCGCCAGCAGCACATCGGTGTCGAGTGTGCGGAAATACAGCAGGAGGGACAGGATCTGATGGAAAAAGACCAGGCCGGCCGTACGCGTCATGAAGCGCGGCAGGCGTCCAAACGGTTCACTGCGCTCCGGATCGTACAGGATGCCCGCGCCGAAGCCCGTCAGGGTTTTTGCGAGCGCGAGTATGCCGACCACTTCGCCCGAGGCAAGGTCCATGATCAGGCCCGCGCCGAAGCCCAATGCTGTCGCGGGAAGACGGCCCAGCCGGTGGGCAATGAAGATCAATCCCACGAGCGGCAGGTCAGGAGCAACGCCGCCGATGGAGAGGTACCGCGCGAAGAGGACCTGCAGCAGGATCAGACCGAGCAGAAGGGCGGAAGCGCGGAGTATCTCGCGGACGGTCTGCGACATCACGTCGGCTCCTTCGGCGTGACGCGCTGCTCGAGTTCATCTTGACCCGGTTTGCGTGTGTAACGAATGACAAACACTCGTTCGAGCCGTTCGAATTGTACACCGGGGCTGACGTCGATGCGGCTGAAAATGCCGCGCTCGCCGGGTCCGATCGACAGGACCACTCCGATCGGTATTTCGGCGGGAAACGTGTTCGAGTACTCGGACGTCACGATGGTGTCGCCTGGAACGACGTCCGCCGTTTTCAACACGTTGAACAGGAGCAGCGACGCGCCGCTCTCCCAGCCGATGATCCCGTCGACACGTGTGCGGGCGATCTTCGCGGTTGCGCGGAACGTCTTGCTCGTGGCCAGTTGCACGATCGAGTAGCCGCCGCTGGTTGAAATCACTTTGCCGACGAGCCCGCGTTCATGAACGACAGGCATGCCCGCCGCCACGCCGTCGTCGGATCCGACGTTGAGCGTGACTGTCGACTGCCCTGGCGCCGTGCTTTTCCCGACGATCTCGGCGGGAACAAGCTGATGTTGTGATCGCTGGCTGAATCCCACCATCGAACGCAATTCGTCGTTTTCCTGCTTGAGGCGGCGGAGCTGCATCACTTCCTCCATCAACTCCATGTTGATGGTGCGCATGGTGCGTATCTCGTCGCGCGCTGTGAACAGCGACGCGAGCCAGCTCGTCGGTGTCTGCGCCGAGGCGAAGACGGCGAGCGCGCCCGCGCGAAGCACCTGCACCTGGGGGCCGTCGCTGTTGGCGATCAGCACGATCGACACGAGCGAGAGCCCGGCGGCGACGAGATAGTCCCTCAGAGATTCGAGCAGGCGGAGTAGACGCTGCATCGCGGCCCGATCGGTTAGTACTTCTTGCCCTTGAGAATGACCTTGCTGTACTTCGGCAAGTTCTCCATGATCGCGCCCGCGCCGCGCACGACGGCTGTGAGCGGATCTTCCGCGACGTGTACAGGCAGGTGGGTTTCCTGACGGATGCGCGCGTCGAGTCCTTTGAGCAGCGCTCCGCCGCCTGTGAGCATGATGCCGCGGTCGAGGATGTCGGCCGCGAGTTCCGGCGGCGTGCGCTCGAGCGTGGCTTTGACGGCTTCGACAATGATGCCGATCGGTTCGGCGAGGGCCTCGCGAATTTCGGATGAGGACGCTTCAACCGTGGTGGGAAGACCGCCGACCAGGTCGCGGCCCTTCACGCGTACCGCAAGCTCCTGCTTCAGGGGCACGGCGGATCCGACCTCGCACTTGATGATCTCGGCCGTCCGCTCACCGATGAGCAGATTGTGATTCTTCTTGAAATGCGTGATGATCGCGTTGTTGAGTTCGTCGCCCGCGATGCGGATCGATTCCTCCTGCACAATACCGCTCAACGCGATCACGGCGATTTCGGTCGTGCCGCCGCCGATGTCGATGATCATGTCGCCGACGGGTGCGTCGACTTGCAGTCCGATGCCGATGGCCGCCGCCATGGGTTCGGCAACAAGGTACACTTCCTTCGCGCCCGCGTGTTCGCCGCTGTCGCGCACCGCGCGTTTCTCGACCTCGGTGATGCCGCTCGGCACGGAGATGACAATGCGCCTGCTCGGGACCCAGCTATTCGAAATCTTCTTGATAAAGGCGCGCAGCATACCCTCGGCGATTTCGAAGTCCGCGATCACGCCGTCGCGCATCGGGCGGATCACCTGAAGGTCGCGATGCGTCTTGCCCTGCATCTCGCGCGCGTCGTTGCCGATGGCGATGATTTTTTTTGTATTGATGTCGAACGCCACGATGGATGGTTCGCTGAGAACCACGCCCTTGCCCTTCACCCAGATGAGGGTGTTGGCTGTTCCGAGATCGATGGCGATGTCGTTGGAGAATACGCTAAACAAGCCCATGGGCCTTCCGTGTTCCGGTCAGTGTTTGAAATGGCGGATGCCCGTAAAGAGCATCGCGATGTTGTGGGCGTCGGCGGCGTCGATCACTTCTTGATCGCGGACCGAGCCGCCCGGCTGCACGACTGCTGTCGCGCCTGCGGCGACGGCCTCGAGCAGACCGTCGGCAAAGGGGAAAAACGCGTCGGAAGCGACGACGGATCCGTCGAGCGGGAGTCCCGCCTTCTTCGCCTTCATCACTGCGATGGTGCTGCTGTCGACGCGCGACATCTGTCCCGCGCCCACGCCGAGCGTTTTAATGTCATTGGTGTACACGATCGCGTTGGACTTCACGTGTTTGGCAACCTTCCACGCGAAAGCGAGTGCGGCCAGCTCGCGAGCGTCTGGTGCGCGGCGCGTGACACATTTCCATGTGGAGGGATCCTCGACCGCGGTATCAACGGTCTGGCAGAGGCAGCCGTTGGCGACTGTTTTGATGTCGTACTTCAGGCGCTCCCGCACCGCGCCGCGCTGACGGAGGAGCCGGCGGTCCTTTTTCTGCATGAGCAGCGCGAGTGCGTCGTCGGTGTAATCGGGTGCGATAAGCACCTCGAGAAAAATCTCGTTGAGTTTTTCGGCGAAGGGGGCGTCGATCACGCGGTTCACCGCAACGATACCGCCGAAGGCGGATGCAGTGTCGGTGGTAAGCGCCTCGACATAGGCCTCGAGGACGGAAGCACCAATGGCGCAGCCGCAGGGATTCGTGTGTTTGATGATCGCTGCCGCAGGATGTTCGAATTCCTCGGCGAGCAACGCGGCTGCCTGAATGTCGACGATGTTGTTGAACGACAGTTCCTTGCCGTGCAGCTTCTCGAAGATGCCGTCGAAGTCGCCGTACAACGCTGCGCTCTGATGCGGATTCTCGCCGTAGCGGAGCGGCATACTCTGCGGAAGCAACAAACGCAGCGTGGCGGGGAGGGTGCCGTCGCCGACGGAGGAGTTCTCGAGGTGTGTTGCGATGGCGGCATCGTACGCCGCGGTGCGCGCAAACACCTTCCGCGCAAGACGCGCCCGTGTCGCGGGATCCGTGTCTCCGTCTCGGAGAATTTCAGACAGGACGCTCTCATAATCGGCGGGATCACACACCACCGTGACACTTTCGAAATTTTTTGCCGCGGAACGGAGCATTGACGGTCCGCCGATGTCGATCTGTTCGATACACTCCTCGAGCGGCGCACCCGAGGCGACGGTCCTTTCGAAGGGGTATAGATTCACGACCACGAGGTCGATCATTCCGATGCCGTGTTCATGCGCCTGCGCCATGTGTTCCGCGACGGGGCGCCGGGCGAGCAGTCCGCCGTGAATCTTCGGATGCAGGGTTTTGACGCGTCCGTCCATGATTTCCGGGAACCCGGTCACATCGTCGATGCGTGTCACGGGAACGCCGGCGCCGGCGAGCATTGCGTGCGTGCCGCCTGTTGAGATGAGGTGAATGCCTTTCCCGGCAAGTGCCTGCGCGAAGGGGAGAAGTCCCGTTTTATCGGAAACGCTGAGCAGCGCGGTCGAAATCATGTGCGAGGGTGCTCCAGAATGTAGGTACGTGATCCGCTGACAGTCACACGGCCTTCCGAAAAGGCCTGCAGGACTGCGGGATAGAGGAGATGTTCTTCGGTGAGGACACGCGCCGCGAGCGTTTCCACCGTGTCGTCGTCATGCACGGGCACAACACGCTGGGCGACGATGGGACCGCGGTCGTATTCTTCATCGACAAGATGGACTGTCGGACCGGAAAATTTTGCGCCCGACTCCAGAACGGCGACATGGACACGCGTCCCGTACATGCCCTTCCCGCCGAAGGCAGGCAGAAGGGCGGGGTGGATGTTGAGAATGCGGTTCGCGAAGGCGCGCACGAATTCGGCGGGCAGAAGTTTCAGATAACCGCAGAGGGCAATAAAATCGGCCCCGTGCCGTTGTGTTGCCTCCAGGAGAATTGCGCCGCGGGCGGGTGAGGACAGGTCTTCGGAGGTGAGAATCCGCGTGGGTATGCCCTCGGCAGTCGCAAATGTCACTGCTCCACACGTGGCCTTGTCGGTCACGAGCAGCACAATACGCGCCGCAAGCCGTCCTTCGGAGACAGCCCGGTGTATGGAACGGAAATTGGAGCCGTTTCCTGAGGCGAATATGGCGAGATTCAGCACGATTCTCCGGAAAAAATCATCACAAAAAGTACGTAAATGTTGGCGGGGAAACAAAGCGGCCGGAGTGCGTTGCGCAGGGCCGGCGGCGGGGGTATTTTCCTTCCACAATCACATGTAGCCATGCCCCGGACAGCACCCATATATCTGGATTATCTCTCCACGACCCCGGTCGATCCGCTGGTGCTCGAGGAAATGCTGCCGTATTTCTCCGTGAACTTCGGCAATACCGGAAGTCCGCATTTCTACGGCTGGGAGGCAGGCAATGCAGTGCGGCGTGCCCGCGATCGTGTTGCCTCACTCATCGCCGCCGATCCGGGCGATGTGATCTTCACCGCAAGCGCAACCGAGGCGAACAATCTCGCGATTCGAGGCGTGTACACCGCCGCGGGGAAGGCGGGCGGGCGCATTATCACGAGTTCTATCGAACACAGTTCCGTTCGAGCCGCCTGCGAGGCGCTGGTGCGTTCCGGGGCCGAGCTTGTCACGATTCCAAACGACGGATCGGGTCGTCTCGATGTGGCGGCGCTGGAGAGGGCTCTCGATGCCCCCGCGACGCTTGTCAGCATCCAGCACGCGAACAACGAAATCGGAACGGTGCAGGATCTGCCGCTCATATCCGCGCTGTGCCACGCGCGCGGGGTACTTCTGCATACAGACGCGGCGCAAAGCGCGGGCAAGATCCCTCTCGACGTGGCGGCTCTCGGCGCGGATCTGCTGACGTTCAGTGCACACAAGATGTACGGCCCCAAAGGCGCCGCGGCGCTGTTCATACGGCCCGGACGGCCGCGCGTACACCTCGATCCGATTGTGGAGGGCGGGGGCCAGGAACGAGGTCTGCGCGCCGGAACCCTGAATGTTCCAGCCATCGTCGGTTTCGGGAGAGCCGCAGAACTCGCTCGCGCGCTACTTCCAGACGAGATGTCGCGTCTCGGCACGCTGCGCGACCGCTGCGAAACCGGCCTTCGAGAGATCGAGCCGTCCGTGCGTATCAACGGTCATCCTGTGCAGCGTCTGCCCGGTGCGACATCCGTGACATTTCCGGGCCGCAGGGCTGACCGTCTGCTCCGCGCGCTGAACGGCATCGCCATCTCGAGCGGGTCCGCTTGCGCATCCGGCGAGGCCGTACCATCGCGCGTGTTGACGGCCGTTGGTTTGTTTGCCGAAGACGCCGCCGCTACTTTGCGTATCTGTTTCGGTCGCCCGAGCGGCGAATCGGATCTGAAAACCGCACTCGATGAGTTCCGCCGCGTGCTTTCCGCTTCTGCCTGACTTGCAGGCGGACGCCAATCCTGACGATCAATTCCGTTCATCTCACACACATTCCGGACCTCGCATGAACGTCCCTCCCATCACCGGCAAGGAGAAGGAAATCCTTGCATTCATGAAAGAAACCGGCTACCCGGTGTTCCATCGTTCCAACATGTTCTACCGCGATTTTCAGTATGCGGTGCGGGATTACTACCGCGACAAACACAAGGTCGACATCGGATCGCGTGAGAGTGATGCGCGCGGTGAAGCCGTGATC
This window harbors:
- the mrdA gene encoding penicillin-binding protein 2, whose translation is MDSEHFSSSRRGIVIYGIFLAGFALLGYRLYHLQFVEYDAFREHAARNSLRRIAREPMRGLIYDREMKVVVDNNPSYTLTVTPFEFSWSSLPLLSRLFALDSNLVRYRISKSTRNAFEPVKIARDITFEQLALLEENRAALPGVSYLVESRREYKMQARMAHLIGYTKEISQKLLEKKGPYYQPGDIVGYSGLEAYYEDVLRGVKGYGYYTVDSRGKVVESFENGRSDEAATEGSDIVLSLDMKLQDYAERLLRGRRGSIVALDPSNGEILAFASSPDYDLKDLSGRISSDLWRNLNEDEGHPLYNRCSMAAYPPGSTFKMLLAVAALQEGIIDEKTTIPCPGSYTLAGVTFKCHGAHGNISVIPAIEYSCNVFFYKLIFKLGFDAWSRYGAMFHFGRKTGMDIASESPGVLPSEAYYNRRYGKRWNKGYLVSLGIGQGEVNTTPLQMAAYTATIANGGTYFRPHVVRAIIDRTAGGKKMVPVPREKLPIADHVWSTVRYGMFRAVNGNGTGYAARIGGAQAAGKTGTAQNPHGRDHAWFVGFAPYKNPKVAVAVIIENGGWGGDAAAPVAGSIMRYALFGPGAGTAGGDSLRVATPDERRPKVVPHLAD
- the mreD gene encoding rod shape-determining protein MreD; amino-acid sequence: MSQTVREILRASALLLGLILLQVLFARYLSIGGVAPDLPLVGLIFIAHRLGRLPATALGFGAGLIMDLASGEVVGILALAKTLTGFGAGILYDPERSEPFGRLPRFMTRTAGLVFFHQILSLLLYFRTLDTDVLLAIVQHGFGGAVYTAVIVLIVVLILSRQSRRVDMQKAVNG
- the mreC gene encoding rod shape-determining protein MreC — protein: MQRLLRLLESLRDYLVAAGLSLVSIVLIANSDGPQVQVLRAGALAVFASAQTPTSWLASLFTARDEIRTMRTINMELMEEVMQLRRLKQENDELRSMVGFSQRSQHQLVPAEIVGKSTAPGQSTVTLNVGSDDGVAAGMPVVHERGLVGKVISTSGGYSIVQLATSKTFRATAKIARTRVDGIIGWESGASLLLFNVLKTADVVPGDTIVTSEYSNTFPAEIPIGVVLSIGPGERGIFSRIDVSPGVQFERLERVFVIRYTRKPGQDELEQRVTPKEPT
- a CDS encoding rod shape-determining protein, encoding MGLFSVFSNDIAIDLGTANTLIWVKGKGVVLSEPSIVAFDINTKKIIAIGNDAREMQGKTHRDLQVIRPMRDGVIADFEIAEGMLRAFIKKISNSWVPSRRIVISVPSGITEVEKRAVRDSGEHAGAKEVYLVAEPMAAAIGIGLQVDAPVGDMIIDIGGGTTEIAVIALSGIVQEESIRIAGDELNNAIITHFKKNHNLLIGERTAEIIKCEVGSAVPLKQELAVRVKGRDLVGGLPTTVEASSSEIREALAEPIGIIVEAVKATLERTPPELAADILDRGIMLTGGGALLKGLDARIRQETHLPVHVAEDPLTAVVRGAGAIMENLPKYSKVILKGKKY
- the purH gene encoding bifunctional phosphoribosylaminoimidazolecarboxamide formyltransferase/IMP cyclohydrolase, coding for MISTALLSVSDKTGLLPFAQALAGKGIHLISTGGTHAMLAGAGVPVTRIDDVTGFPEIMDGRVKTLHPKIHGGLLARRPVAEHMAQAHEHGIGMIDLVVVNLYPFERTVASGAPLEECIEQIDIGGPSMLRSAAKNFESVTVVCDPADYESVLSEILRDGDTDPATRARLARKVFARTAAYDAAIATHLENSSVGDGTLPATLRLLLPQSMPLRYGENPHQSAALYGDFDGIFEKLHGKELSFNNIVDIQAAALLAEEFEHPAAAIIKHTNPCGCAIGASVLEAYVEALTTDTASAFGGIVAVNRVIDAPFAEKLNEIFLEVLIAPDYTDDALALLMQKKDRRLLRQRGAVRERLKYDIKTVANGCLCQTVDTAVEDPSTWKCVTRRAPDARELAALAFAWKVAKHVKSNAIVYTNDIKTLGVGAGQMSRVDSSTIAVMKAKKAGLPLDGSVVASDAFFPFADGLLEAVAAGATAVVQPGGSVRDQEVIDAADAHNIAMLFTGIRHFKH
- a CDS encoding phosphoribosylglycinamide formyltransferase produces the protein MLNLAIFASGNGSNFRSIHRAVSEGRLAARIVLLVTDKATCGAVTFATAEGIPTRILTSEDLSSPARGAILLEATQRHGADFIALCGYLKLLPAEFVRAFANRILNIHPALLPAFGGKGMYGTRVHVAVLESGAKFSGPTVHLVDEEYDRGPIVAQRVVPVHDDDTVETLAARVLTEEHLLYPAVLQAFSEGRVTVSGSRTYILEHPRT
- a CDS encoding cysteine desulfurase; amino-acid sequence: MPRTAPIYLDYLSTTPVDPLVLEEMLPYFSVNFGNTGSPHFYGWEAGNAVRRARDRVASLIAADPGDVIFTASATEANNLAIRGVYTAAGKAGGRIITSSIEHSSVRAACEALVRSGAELVTIPNDGSGRLDVAALERALDAPATLVSIQHANNEIGTVQDLPLISALCHARGVLLHTDAAQSAGKIPLDVAALGADLLTFSAHKMYGPKGAAALFIRPGRPRVHLDPIVEGGGQERGLRAGTLNVPAIVGFGRAAELARALLPDEMSRLGTLRDRCETGLREIEPSVRINGHPVQRLPGATSVTFPGRRADRLLRALNGIAISSGSACASGEAVPSRVLTAVGLFAEDAAATLRICFGRPSGESDLKTALDEFRRVLSASA